Proteins encoded in a region of the Prunus persica cultivar Lovell chromosome G4, Prunus_persica_NCBIv2, whole genome shotgun sequence genome:
- the LOC18778185 gene encoding uncharacterized protein At4g22160, with protein sequence MAFQTGRTRPPNRNARNNEGRQNYAFDAGLLSGARPNVADRDGEDSVVQFSSDSESSSDSDGESTQLSGLAASFRVVSDSLLRMEQTELEMAKAREALRLKAEKQRVELEAELTQMLLQTQLQVASLVSQQSPRRKRKRVEDADESPSPSPSSSISQREGALVLSLVQCNLLF encoded by the exons ATGGCATTTCAGACCGGTCGAACCAGACCGCCGAACCGGAACGCACGCAACAACGAGGGCCGTCAGAATTACGCCTTTGATGCCGGGCTCTTATCCGGCGCACGCCCAAACGTAGCCGATCGCGATGGTGAAGATTCTGTCGTGCAGTTCAGCTCTGACTCGGAGAGCTCCTCCGACTCGGATGGCGAGTCGACGCAGTTGTCAGGACTCGCGGCGAGCTTCCGAGTGGTGTCCGATTCGCTTCTGAGAATGGAGCAAACAGAGCTGGAGATGGCCAAGGCAAGGGAGGCTTTGCGGTTGAAAGCGGAGAAGCAGCGGGTTGAGCTGGAGGCCGAGTTGACTCAGATGCTGTTGCAGACTCAGTTGCAGGTGGCGTCGTTGGTTTCGCAGCAGAGTCCGAGGCGTAAAAGGAAGCGAGTTGAAGACGCAGATGAGTCACCGTCGCCGTCGCCGTCGTCATCAATCTCCCAAAG GGAAGGAGCTTTGGTGTTGAGCCTTGTTCAATGCAATTTGCTATTTTAG